Genomic DNA from Desulfonema ishimotonii:
GCCGGACGGACCGGCATGGGCGCGGTGTTCGGCTCCAAAAAACTCAAGGCGCTCGCCTTTTACGGCGAACAGTCCCGGACCTTTGCAGACCCGGACGGCATCAAAGCCTATTCCCGCGCCATGCTGAAGGAACTGAAGAACCACGCCGCCACCCAGACGTACAAAACCCAGGGCACGCCCGTCATGGTGGGGGTGCTGAACAACGCAGGCGGATTCCCCACCCGCTACTGGTCTGAGGGAACCTTCGACCAGTGGGAAAAGATCGGTGCCCAGAGCCTGAAAGAGCGCTGCGATCCCAAACCCAAGTCCTGCAAAACCTGTTTCATGGCCTGCGGCAAGCGGGTCAGTGTTCAGGAGGGACGCCACAGGGGGCTGACCCTGGAAGGGCCGGAGTACGAAACCATTTATTCCTTCGGCGGCCTCTGCATGATCGACCAGATTGAGGAGATCATCTATCTCAATGACCTGTGCGACCGCATGGGGATTGACACCATCTCCGGCGGGAATCTGGCCGCCTTTGCCATCGAGGCCTCCCGCAGGGGGAAGATCAGCGGAAATTTCGACTACGGCGATCCCGAGCTGGTGGCGGAGATCCTGCGGAAAATCGTCCGGCGCGAGGGGATCGGCGATCTCCTGGCCGAGGGCATCCGACCGGCCAGCGAGGAACTGGGGCTGACCGACATTGCCGTGCATGTCAAGGGTATGGAACCGGCAGGCTACGACCCGCGTTCCCTCAAGGGCATGGGGCTGGCCTATGCGGTCAGCGACCGGGGGGCCTGCCATCTGCGCAGCACCTTTTACAAGGCCGAGCTGTCCGGCATGATCGACCCGAACCAGATTGAGGGCAAGGCCGAGATGTTCATCGACTTTGAAAGCCGATGCACCCTGTTTGACTGCCTGATCCTCTGCCGGTTTTACCGGGATTTTTACCCCTGGGAGGAGCTGGGAAAAATTATCGCCATGACCACGGGAATAGAACTGGATCAGGAGGGCCTGTCTCAGCTGGCCGCACGGGTCACGGACAACACCCGCCGGTTTAATATCCGTGAGGGGCTTACCGTGGCGGACGACCGCCTGCCCAAACGGTTTCTCAAAGAGCGCATCAAAGGCGACAGGATTGTCACCGAAGATGAGATTCAGACCCTGGTTCAGGATTACTATCACCTGAGAGGGTGGGATGCCCAGGGCATTCCACCGGCTGCGGTTTAATGAAATGAAGGAGTTGAAATCATATGAAACTTGAACCTGATCAGCGTGTGAAAATCCGGGTCGTCAGTTCGGAGTGCGATCTGATGAAGGCGGGAAGCGAGATCTTTCTGAAAGGATCGCTTATAGATTATGAAAAATCAGCGCCCATATGTGTGACGGCCCTGACGGGGATCTATCCCTGGGTGCTGACCTCCCGGTTCGGCATCAAATCGGATCACCTGGAATGGACGCCTGAGGGATACCGGGTCTGGTGTCCTGAAAAACTGGTGGAATTTGCCATTCTTCCCTGTGAAAATGATGCGGAATAGTATGACATCCCAATTTTGACGGACCTGTAAAAAGGCTGAAAAACCGTCATTCCTGCGGAAGTAAAAATCCATAAGTCTTTGAAAAAAAAGATTTCCACGTTCGCGGGAATGACGCAAAAAAGTGAAAACGACTTTTTACAAATTCATCAATTCTGGTTTTTTTGGAATAGATATTGCTTTAAACAGCAGCAAGAGACATGTGATCCCCATATTGTGAGAATTCAGTATCATCAGGGAAGGGAGGAACATAAAGACCAGAGTAACTATACGATGGCCGAATAACTGTCGCCGGGCTCCGCAGACATCTGCCCGGAACGCCGGGTGACAGCCATAAAAAATAAAAAATATATGCAAGCAGGAGGATTGAGGTTATGTCAACCGGTTCAGGACAATTAGAGAGAGTTTTATCCAAAAAAGATATCATGGCCCTCGCTTTTGGCGCGATGATCGGGTGGGGATGGGTCGTTCTCGCCGGGGACTGGGTGATGAAAGCCGGTGCCCTGGGGGCCATGCTCGCCTTTATGATGGGCGGCGTCATGGTCGTCTTTGTGGGACTCACCTACGCGGAACTGACATCCGCCATGCCCCAGTGCGGCGGCGAACACGTCTTCAGCCACCGTGCCCTGGGTAAAAACTGGTCCTTTGTATGCACCTGGGCGATTATCCTCGGATATGTATCGGTGATTGCCTTTGAAGCGGTCGCATTTCCAACGGTTCTCGAATATCTCTTTTCCTCCTCATACCTCAAGGGCTACATGTACACCGTTGCCGGTTACGATGTTTACCTGAGCTGGGTTCTGGTCGGCGCGGTCAGCTCCGTCGCCATCACAACCATCAACTATTTCGGCGTAAAGCCGGCCGCCGTGCTTCAGGGAGTGGTCACGATTATGATCGCCTGCATCGGCGTCGCCCTGTTCAGCGGCAGCGTGTTCAGCGGCAGCATTGCCAATATTGAGCCGATGATGTTTAAAGACGGCATCAGCGGTGTACTCGCCGTTGCGGTGATGACGCCCTTTATGTATGTGGGCTTTGACGTCATCCCCCAGGCCGCCGAAGAAATCAACATTCCCTTTAAGATGATCGGCAAGATCATCATCCTCTCCATCGTTATGGCGGTGGCCTGGTATGTGATGATCATCTTCAGCGTTTCCATGACGATGAGCGGTGACGCCATCTCCGCCTCCAAGCTGGTCACAGCGGACGCCATGAAGGCCGCATTCGGCGGCAGCCCCTTTGCCTCGAACCTCCTCATCATTGCAGGCATCGGCGGCATTATCACCAGCTGGAACTCCTTTTTCGTGGGCGGCAGCCGGGCCATCTACGCCATGGCCGAATCCAGAATGCTGCCCCCGGCCCTGGCCAAACTCCATCCGAAATACAAGACCCCGACGAACGCGATTATCCTCATCGGCGTCTTCTCCACCTTTGCCCCGCTGCTGGGAAGAAAAATGCTGGTGTGGCTGGTGGATGCAGGCGGTATGACCATCGTGATCTCCTACTTCCTGGTCTCCATCTCCTTTCTGGTTCTCAGAAAGAGAGAGCCGGAAATGCCCAGACCCTATAAAATCCCCTGCGGCAATTTTGTGGGCTGGATGGCCGTCATCCTGAGCTTCGGCATCATCTGCCTCTATCTCCCCGGCTTCCCCTCAGCACTGGTGTGGCCCTTTGAATGGGGCATTATCATCGGCTGGACAGCCCTGGGCATCGTCTTTTACATCTGGGCCAAGCTCCTTGAAAGCAGCGCATCTGTTTGTGAGGATGCGACTGAAATCGCTTAGGACGGTGTTGAATAAAAACGACTGACGCAGCAGGGAGTGTATGAGCGTTGCTCATGCACTCCGGACAGAACAATTGTGTAACTATTCGGTACATTTTTGAAACCCAATTGCAACTTATTGAAAATACATTCCTGAGATCATCGCTTAAAGTGGTTCCGATTTTTTCGGCCTTAATAAAATTAATCGCTTGCGATTGATGGCAAACATCTGCTGAAGCGTTACACAATCGTAATCCCAGACCCCGTGTTCAGATCGGAACACGGGGTTTTTGTATTGAATCAGGCCATTCGGGGGCTTGATTATTTGCTGATTTCATTTTAGATGATGTTGAATCTGTTTTTCTTTCCCGGGAAAAAGCGTCTCTTCCCGGTCACTGAGCCGGGATGGAAATCCGCAGTTGTATTGCCGGATGCAGGCGTTCAGGGGTATGGCAGTGTTTTAAGAAATTACAGCTTTCCGGGGGCGCAATCTGATTCCATGTTTTTCCACCGGAAGTGAATATGTTAACCGCATCTGAGAGGAGGAGATCATGAAAATTATGGTCGGATATGATGGCTCCAATGCAGGCAAAGAGGCATTGAATCTGGGGGTGAAACACGCAAAAGCCTTTAATGCTGAGATACATGTGGTGCATTCCATGAGCGGCGGGTCCGAGGAGAATCTGGCAGAGATTCAGGCGGCTGAAGAGGGGCTGGCATATGCCCAGTCCTTTTGTGACGATCTCGGTATTCCCTGCAAAACCCATCTGCTGATCCGGGGATTTTCCGCCGGAGAGGATCTGGTAAAATTCGCGGAGGAGCACAGGATTGACGAAATGGTCGTCGGTGTCCGTCGGCGTTCGCGGGTTGGCAAAATTATTTTCGGCTCCGTCGCACGCCATGTCATCATGGCAGCCCCGTGTCCGGTTGTTTCCGTAAAATAGGCGTGCCGCCGCCCGAAAGCCGATCTTTTCACCCCGCACGTCATCGCGGTGAAAGCGTGAACATGTATAGCCGCAGCGTTCGGCAGCCTGTCTTCCGAGAATCTGTTTGAAAAATGAAATATACGCCTCGGACGTTGGTTTTTTTCTGGCATGAAAAATGGTTGTGTCCTGCGATAATTGAAACGGGGCACTGTCCGTCTGACAACGCACTGATTCGGAGGCAGATCGTAAAATAAAGCCCGACGGACAGAATTTTTCAGCCAGAGCAGGACATCAAGGAGTTCTGCACAGATAAACGACCCGTTTCAGGACGGTAGAACGGGGTTACGTCCCCGTCGGATATGACCGCCGATTTATAACGTGAGAAAAATTCAGGCGGCGGGGACACCGTTTCCGCTATCGTCAGCCTTCAGATGGCGTGGGTAGTTTTATTTCACGAAATTCCCCTGCCGAAATCGGAAATCATCGGGAAGACGCTTTATATTCCTTTTGGCTGCCTCATTAAGAGACCTGATCTCTGTTTCATAAATCACAGGCGGTCTTTCCGGAAGGTTGATAATTCCGGACCGGATTTCCTGAACAGTGAGTTCTTTGCTCATCACATATCTCCTGCTGCGGTATCCTGCCATAAACAATGTGCGGAGCTGGCGGTGACAGGTTTCCGTTTTTCGGGAGCGCTCCCTGGCTCCGCACATTAGCGCAGGTTGGACAGAGCAGAGTGAAATCCGGCATGGGGTGCTGTGAATTCGGAGTTTGGCGGGGTTGGTTTCTGTCGGCGGACAAATCTTTATGGTCGGCTTTGCTTAGGGCGTTCGGCACAAATAAACTGCCCTCCGATGGTTATGCGCCCGTTTTTGGCGGGGACGTAACCCCGCCCTGCCGTTAAGTTTTATTTTCCGGCAGACTTCAGCTTCCAGAGTTTTGAATTCCTGTAGATTCCCGCCTCGCTGACATAATACGAGGCGATCTCCTGCCCCTTTATTTTCCCCAGCATTCTGCTGAGTCTGATTTTCTGGCTTCTTTTATTGCCCTGGGCCTCAGGGATCATCCGGCGCATATAATGCGAGTCAACCGCTTCCTCACCGTATTTTTCCCACCACGCATTTAAAAATCTGATCAGGGGTTTTTCTGTCTCCGTCTTTTGCAGGGATTCGGAGGCATTGTATCCGGGGCGGACAAATCTGAGCAGATCAACGCCGGTTGTCTGTTTTGTGATCCGGTTGGCGGTTTCCCGTGCCTCATGTTCGTTTGTAATGCCTGTCCGTTTTGCAAGTTCCAGAGCCATTATGAAGCGTCCGGCGCTGATATCAAACTTGCTCTCCGGTGATTTGTTCCGAAGATTTCATGTCGGTCTGATGACGCCGGGCGGCTTCGGCTTCCATTGCCGAAAATGCCCGCATGATAAAGACCGACCGGTCAATGGCAACAGCCGTATGCAAAACAGCCGAGAGCATGTTCGCACCTTCGCGGGAATATGCATAAGGATGGTATTTAACGCCCTGTAACCATTGAAAGGTCACAGATTGTGACCTTAAGAAGCTGTTTTAAAAATCCTTTCGGAGTGCAAAAGTTAAGCCCCGAAAGGGGCGATCTTTTGCAAAATCCGCGAAAAATCGGCCTTCGGCCTTAATTTTCGCACTCCTTTTCTGAGTCGCCGGTATTTTCAAAACAGCTTCCAAAGTTTCCACGTCTTCTTTAGTCAGTTGAAACCGGAAGTCATCGGGAAATCGGTCGGGATTCCGTTTTGCTGCTTCATTGACCTGTTTGGTCTTTGTTTCATAAATTTCGGCCAGATCCCTGTCCGGCATCACAGGCGGTCTTCCCGGAAGGTTGATAATTTCGGACCGGATTTCCTGAACAGTGAGTTCTTTGTTCATCATCTATCTCCTGACTGCGGTATTCTGCCATAAACAACAGACCTCCTGCAAAACTCAGTTTATGGCGATTTCCGGTAAAGAACATACCGTTCAGAAACACGGTGGGCAAAATCCGGATTACTCTGCAACAGACATAAAGCGCATATGGGGGATTTTGCCCACCCTGCCGGAGGGTATATTCATTCTTGAAAAGCACCTATGGTGATTTCAGATACAATAAAGCCGGGTTTTCAGTTTTACAGGATGTCTATTGATTTTGCGGACAGGGCGTGCGGAGTTTCCCCGCAGGTGACTGCGGGCAGGCGACCCCCGCACGCCTGCTTTTTGAAACTTACAAAACAGCGCTTCGTCTCCTTATGCGTTCCGGAGTTCAGACTTCAAGCCTGAACTCCGGTAACCGGAAGATGCACACCGCACTCTTATTCAGCACTTATGATCGGATCATCGGGAGTGCATGGGCGCCGCTCACACACTATGGTTCTCCGGGTCGGAGAACCGGGGAACAGTGGTGCGTATCCCGGAAGAATCAGGTCAGAACTTCCGGCAGCGCATATTGTTCCAAAATGGAATATCCCATTTTGGAATAAATTGGCTTAATATCCTGTATTCTTATACTATAATACATTCCGGTGTCCCAGAATGGCATGCTTCTTTTGCCATACCTGTGTCTGATCCGTTTCCCACTTTTCCCCATTTCTCATTATAATAACCTGATATTAAAATAAAAAAATATAAAATAAATTGTGAACATGATTTGGCATAATATCTGCTTTATATAAAATTAAGAAAATAAAAAAATTAAATTACGTTCATTAGAAGGATCTGGCCGGAGATTCCCGGACAGACAGCCATATCCGAATAGAAAGGCAACCGAATTTTTAAGATAAAGGAGGGATGATATGAGTATGGATAAGAGAATTCTCGTCGTCGATGATGAGCCTGATGTGGTCGCACTGATCGAAGGGCGTCTTAAAAAAGAAAAATATCAGGTAGATGTCGCATACAACGGTGTTGAGGCCATCAAAAAGGTGGAAGAGTGTATCCCGGACTGCATTGTCCTGGACGTGATGATGCCGGAGAAAGACGGATATGCGGTCTGCGCCGAACTCAAGAAAAACCCCAGATACGAGGAGATTCCCATTGTCATGCTGACTGCCGTGGCCGATCATGTCTCATCAACCCGCTACTCTCACTACGACGGGATGAGCATGGAAGCCGATGACTACATTCCCAAAGGCCCGGACTCCACAGAACAGATCGTTCAGAGCATCAGAGAGCTGCTGGCGTAGAAGAAAATTCAACCGCTGCGGCAGACAGTATCCGCAGCAGATGTAAGGGGTGGAAAGGGGAATACGCGATACGGGAAATCCCGTATCGCGTTCGTCTCATCCATGATGGCCCTGAATTTTCAACAGCGTTTTTCCCGGATTTCATCCGACGCTGCCGGATCTTGCGGGCCGGCTGATATCGTTTGTTCACTGTAAAAGCAAAATAATCCGTTTCTTCAGATAAACAACAGGTTAGCGCCAATCGCGCCACGGATGACAGGCGTGCAGTTGCCGGTGAGTGTGTGGGAGAGAATGCGGGGTTGGCCGTAATCAGGAACCCTTCAGGCAAGAAGGAGAAGATATGACAGAACCTGCAATCGAGATTCAACCCGAACGTGCCAGACCTTTTCTGCAGGAGGTCACGGAGCGATCGGGGCAGATATTAACCGCCTGCTACCAGTGCAAGCGTTGTGCCGCCGGGTGTTCGGTCGGGGATGAAACCGGTGGTTTCACCCCCAATCTGCTGATTAGGGCCGTTGTACTGGGGGATCGGGAAACGGCGCTGAACAACCCGCTCATCTGGAAATGTGTGTCCTGTTATACCTGCGGAACCCGCTGTCCCAATGACATCCAGACGGCCCGGATCACCGAAACCCTCAAAAAAATGGCAAAAGAGGCCGGCATTGAGCCGCTTCAGCCCAAGGTGGCCGATTTTCACGACGCCTTTCTGCATTCCGGTATGCGCTGGGGGCGGGTCAACGAGATGGCATTCATGGGCATGTATGAGATGAAAAACGCGCTCCGTGAGGTCCGGGAAAGCAACTATGAGGCCATCCTGGAGGAGATCCGGACGCAGGCCGAGCTGGGCCTTTCCATGTTCCGGCTCCGGCGGATGCACTTCGGCTTTCTGGCGTCCAAAGGCCGTAAAGAGATCAAGGCGCTGTACAAAAAGGCCAAGGCCAAAAAGGCGGCCCCGTCAGCGGCGAATATCTAACCCGAAAGAGGTGAATCATGGAAATAGGTTATTATCCCGGATGTTCCCTGAAACAATCCTCCGCGCTGTATGATCTGCAAAGCCGCCGGATTTTTGCCGAACTGGGCGTACAGCTTACGGAGATTGAGGACTGGAACTGCTGCGGCGCCACATCCGCCGGGAAACTGGATGATTTTATGGCGGTCGCCATGCCTGCCCGGAACATCGGCATTGCCGAAACCCAGGGATTTTCCGAAGTGGTCATCCCCTGTTCGGCCTGCTACTCTAGAACCCTGGTGGCCCAGAAACGCCTTGAGGCGAGTCCGCTCCTCAGGGCTGAGATCAACGAAAACCTCTCCAGAAAGCTCAACGGCGGCGTCAGAATCTCATCCATCCTCGAAGTCCTCATCGACCGGATCAGCGCCGGGGAACTGAAACCGAAAATCCGGCACAAGTTCAGGAGCCTCAAGCCGGTCTGCTACTATGGCTGCATGCAGACCCGCTTTCCCTTTGACGTCCCTGTGCCGGACGACGTGGAAAACCCCCAGGGCATGGAGACGGTGCTGAAGGCCGTGGGCGTCAGGGCCATTGACTGGGGCTACAAAACCGCCTGCTGCGGCGCGTCCGCCGCAGTGAACGACCCGGAAACGTCTTTCAATCTGATGGCGAAAATCATGAAGGAGGCCGTGGCGCGGGGGGCCAACTGCTTTGTCACGACCTGCCCCATGTGCCAGCTGAACCTGGATGCCCACCAGGAGAAATTCTGTCAGAAGCACGGCATTGCGGAACGCCTGCCGGTCTTTTTTATCACCGAAATCCTGGGCGCGACCATGGGAATTTCCCCGGAGGCGCTTCAGGTGGACCGGCATTTCGTGGACGGAACGACACTCTTAAAGGAGCTGGAACAAGATGAGTCAAAACAAGCAAAGTGACAAGCGCGGTTCTGTCCTGATCGCGGGCGGCGGCATCGGCGGGATGCAGGCGGCCCTTGATCTGGCGGACAGCGGGTTCAGGGTCCACATGATCCAGCGGGATTCGGCCATCGGCGGGACGATGGCGATGCTGGACAAGACCTTCCCCACGGGCGACTGTTCCATGTGCATGATCTCGCCCAAGATGGTGGAGGTGGGGCGGCATCCCAACATCGAGCTTCACACCCTGTCAGAGGTCATGTCCGTGGACGGCGAACCCGGTAATTTTTCCGTCAAAATAAAACAGCAGCCCCGGTTTGTGGACCCGGAACTCTGCACCGGCTGCGGGGCCTGCGAAAAAAAATGTCCGAAGCTGGTGGTCGGCGAGTTTGAGCAGGGCCTGAGCAAGCGCAAGGCCATCTACACCATTCTGCCCCAGGCGGTTCCCCACACGCGGGTCATTGACAAAGACCACTGCATTTATCTCACCAAAGGCAAGTGCAAGGCCTGCTCCAAATTCTGTCCCACCAACGCCATCAACTACGATGACACGGAAAAGGAGTTCGACCTCAGCGTGGGGGCCATCATTCTCAGCCCCGGTCTGGCGCGGTACAATCCTGACATCCGCGGCGAACTCGGATTCGGGCGCTGGCCCAATGTGGTCACCTCGGTTCAGTTCGAGCGGATTCTGTCGGCCTCCGGCCCGTACATGGGCGAGATCAAACGCCCCTCGGACGAGCGCCACCCCCGCAAGGTGGCCTGGATTCAGTGTGTCGGCTCCCGTGACAAGCGCAACGCCAACCCCTGGTGTTCCTCGGTCTGCTGCATGTACGCCACCAAGCAGGCGGTCATCGCCAAGGAGCATGACGGTTCCATTGAGCCGACCATCTTCTACATGGAGATGCGGGCCTTCGGAAAGGACTTTGACAAGTATGTGGACCGGGCCAAACATCAGTACGGCGTCTCCTATCGGCGGACCATGGTCTCGGAGGTGCGGGAACAGCCCGGCAGCGGGGATCTGATTCTGCGCCATGCGGCGGACGACGGCGCTCTGGTGGACGAGGTCTTTGATATGGTGGTTCTCTCGGTCGGGTTTCAGCCCCACAAGGATGTGGTGCAGTTTGCCGAAACCTTCGGCATTGAGACCAACATCCATAAATTCGCCAAAACCGGGGCGTTCACACCGGTGGAGACCTCCCGGCCCGGCGTCTACGTCACCGGCACCTTTCAGGGCCCCAAGGATATTCCCGAAACCGTGGCCCAGGGGAGCGCCGTGGCCGGACGGAGCATGGCGCTTCTGGCCGAGGCACGGGGAACGGAAATCACCATTCCCGACCTGCCGCCGGAAACGGATGTGGTGGGGAAAGCGCCCCGGATCGGTGTTTTTGTCTGTCACTGCGGGATCAACATCTCCCAGACCATCGATGTCAAACAGGTGGCCGAGGAGATCCGGGGTGAGGAAAACGTGGTCTACTCGGAAGATCTGATGTACGCCTGCGCCCCCGACGGGCAGGAGAAGATCAAGGAGCTGGTCAGAGAACATGACCTCAACCGGGTCGTCGTGGCCTCCTGTACGCCCAGGACCCATGCGCCCCTTTTCCAGGACACCATCCGGGACGCGGGCCTCAACAAGTATCTGTTCGAGCTGGCCGATATCCGGGAACAATGCTCCTGGTGCCATATGGGACAGAACGAGGCCGCCACCCGGAAGGCTGCCGATATCGTCAGGATGAACGTGGCCAAGGCCCGCCTGTTGCAGCCCGTGGAGAGCGGCTCGGTGGATGTCACCCCCGGTGCGCTGGTCATCGGCGGCGGCGTGGCCGGTATGACGACCGCACTCTCACTGGGCGATCAGGGCTTTGACGTGCATATTGTGGAAAGGGAGGAACGGCTGGGCGGTCTGGCCAATAACGTCTGCCGGACCCTGGACGGCAGCGACGTTCAGGCCTTTGTGAAAGAGAGGGTGGCCCAGGTGGAAAACCACCCTAAAATCACGGTTCACAAAGGGGCCGAGGTTCAGAACACCGGCGGGTTTGTGGGCAGCTTTCAGACCACGCTGACCAGCGGCGACACGTTTCAGCACGGGGCCATTGTGGTGGCCAGCGGCGGCGTGGAATATGAGCCGACCGAATACGGCTTCGGCGAGAGCGACCGGATTATGACACAGCGGACCCTTGAAAGGGATCTGGCCGGCGGCCTGAACCCCGCAGGCAAACACTATGTGATGATCCAGTGTGTGGGGTCGCGGGAGGAGCCGAACAACTACTGTTCCCGGATCTGCTGCCAGGATGCCATCAAAAACGCCATCTCCATAAAGGAGAAATCCCCGAAGGCCGCCGTGACAATCCTCTACCGCGATATCCGAACCTACGGCCTGCGGGAGGACTATTACCAGAAGGCCCGCGAACTGGGCGTACTCTTTGTGCGGTTTGAGCCGGACCGGAAGCCGGAAGTGAAGGTCATGGGCAATCTGATCCGGGTCCGGGCCTGGGATTATGTGTTGAACCGGGAGGTATCGCTGACGCCCGACTGTGTGGTGCTCTCCACCGGCCTGCGGCCCGACCCCTCTACGGAAAAAATCGGGGCGCAGTACAAGCTCACCCGGAACCCGGACGGCTATTTCCTGGAGGCCCACGTCAAACTCCGGCCTGTGGATTTCCCCAGCGAAGGCCTTTACGTGGCCGGTCTGGCCCACGCGCCCAAAAACCTTGATGAGACCATCAGTCAGGCTCTGGCGGCGGCCGGGCGCGCCGGGGTACTGCTCTCCCATGACAAACTGGCGATCTCCGGCATCATCTCCAAACACGACCGCGAGACCTGCATGTCCTGTCTGGCCTGCGTCCGGGTCTGCCCCTTCGGCTCTCCCTTTATCGACGAGGACGGAAAGGTCAGCCACAACGAGGCGATCTGCACGGGCTGCGGCATCTGCGCCGGTATCTGTCCGGCCAAGGCCTTTCAGGTCAACAGCTTCCGCGACGACCAGATTATCGCCATGATCGACGCAGCCACGGCACAGTGATCAGTGAACACTTAACAGTGATCAGTGACTTCTGATCGCTGAAAAAAGGAGACAATCGTATGACCGGATTACCGCAAGCGGCTGTACAGGAAGAGGGGGCTTTTGTCGAAGCGCCCCATAAGATACCGCCGGGGTGGGAACCCAATGTGCTGGCCATCGCCTGCCATTACTGTGCCTTTGCGGCGGCAGATCTGGCAGGCGTGATGCGCCTCTCCTATTCGCCCAATGTTAAGATTATCCGCCTGCCCTGTACGGGAAAACTGGACCATTCCTATGTGTTGCGGGCATTTGAGCGGGGGGTTGACGGCCTGTTCGTGGCCGGGTGACTGGAGGGACAATGTCATTTCCTGGAAGGAAATTATAACGCAAAAAAACGGGTCAGTCATCTCAGGGACCTTCTCCCTCATGTGGGCGTCAGTCCTGAACGTCTTGAAATGTTTAACCTCTCGGCGGCAATGGGTCCGAGATGGGCGGAAATCTGTATCGAGTTCACGGAGAGAATCCGGCAGCTCGGACCGTCCCCCATCTGGTTTGCATTGCAAAACGCAAGAAAGGAGTGAGGCAGAATGATTGTAGGCGAACAGAAACCATTGGAAGAGATTTGGGAAATGGTCAGGGATCATAAAAAGCTCCTGGTTTTCGGCTGCAATACCTGTGTGGCGGTCTGTCAGCAGGGCGGCAACAAGGAAGCCGAAATTCTGGCCTCACTGCTGCGGATGAAAGCCACCCAGGAGGGGGTCGATATCGAGATCACCAACTCCGGCATTGAGCGACAGTGTGAACACGAGTTCTTTGAAAAGGCCGAGAACGAGATTGCGGAGACCGAGGCGGTGCTGAGTACGGCCTGCGGCATCGGGGTCCAGTTCATGGCCGAGAAATATCCCAAGCCTATCTATCCGGGCCTCAACACCACATTTCTGGGGGCGGTGGAAGAGCTGGGGGTCTATACGGAGCGGTGTCAGGCCTGCGGCCAGTGCATTCTGGGGCTGACGGGCGGCATCTGTCCGGTGGCCCGGTGCGCCAAGCGGATTATGAACGGCCCCTGCGGCGGTTCCACAGACGGCAAATGCGAAATCAACAAGGATGTGGACTGTGCCTGGCAGCTGATTATCGACCGGCTGAAGCTGCTGGGCAAACTGGATGAACATTATGAAAAGCTGGCCCCCATCAAGGACTGGTCCTCGGACAGAGCCGGCGGACCCCGTAAACTGGTCAGGGAGGACATAAAGGTATGAGTGCAAAAGCCGT
This window encodes:
- a CDS encoding aldehyde ferredoxin oxidoreductase family protein, encoding MKGFFQRLLTIDLSSQTSHTEALDEGLLRQYLGGKGLATHLLLERNPAGVDPLAPESHLIFTPGPVTDSAIYGSCRHGIFAKSPLTGFYGESYSGGSLAVPMSRTGYDAIMIKGAASRPVWLEITDTGVVFHDAGDLWGKDTYDTEAAVRERIDVKKPGVMVIGPAGENLVRFAVVKNDGWRVAGRTGMGAVFGSKKLKALAFYGEQSRTFADPDGIKAYSRAMLKELKNHAATQTYKTQGTPVMVGVLNNAGGFPTRYWSEGTFDQWEKIGAQSLKERCDPKPKSCKTCFMACGKRVSVQEGRHRGLTLEGPEYETIYSFGGLCMIDQIEEIIYLNDLCDRMGIDTISGGNLAAFAIEASRRGKISGNFDYGDPELVAEILRKIVRREGIGDLLAEGIRPASEELGLTDIAVHVKGMEPAGYDPRSLKGMGLAYAVSDRGACHLRSTFYKAELSGMIDPNQIEGKAEMFIDFESRCTLFDCLILCRFYRDFYPWEELGKIIAMTTGIELDQEGLSQLAARVTDNTRRFNIREGLTVADDRLPKRFLKERIKGDRIVTEDEIQTLVQDYYHLRGWDAQGIPPAAV
- a CDS encoding APC family permease, with the protein product MSTGSGQLERVLSKKDIMALAFGAMIGWGWVVLAGDWVMKAGALGAMLAFMMGGVMVVFVGLTYAELTSAMPQCGGEHVFSHRALGKNWSFVCTWAIILGYVSVIAFEAVAFPTVLEYLFSSSYLKGYMYTVAGYDVYLSWVLVGAVSSVAITTINYFGVKPAAVLQGVVTIMIACIGVALFSGSVFSGSIANIEPMMFKDGISGVLAVAVMTPFMYVGFDVIPQAAEEINIPFKMIGKIIILSIVMAVAWYVMIIFSVSMTMSGDAISASKLVTADAMKAAFGGSPFASNLLIIAGIGGIITSWNSFFVGGSRAIYAMAESRMLPPALAKLHPKYKTPTNAIILIGVFSTFAPLLGRKMLVWLVDAGGMTIVISYFLVSISFLVLRKREPEMPRPYKIPCGNFVGWMAVILSFGIICLYLPGFPSALVWPFEWGIIIGWTALGIVFYIWAKLLESSASVCEDATEIA
- a CDS encoding universal stress protein produces the protein MKIMVGYDGSNAGKEALNLGVKHAKAFNAEIHVVHSMSGGSEENLAEIQAAEEGLAYAQSFCDDLGIPCKTHLLIRGFSAGEDLVKFAEEHRIDEMVVGVRRRSRVGKIIFGSVARHVIMAAPCPVVSVK
- a CDS encoding ORF6N domain-containing protein, yielding MMNKELTVQEIRSEIINLPGRPPVMPDRDLAEIYETKTKQVNEAAKRNPDRFPDDFRFQLTKEDVETLEAVLKIPATQKRSAKIKAEGRFFADFAKDRPFRGLTFALRKDF
- a CDS encoding response regulator transcription factor produces the protein MSMDKRILVVDDEPDVVALIEGRLKKEKYQVDVAYNGVEAIKKVEECIPDCIVLDVMMPEKDGYAVCAELKKNPRYEEIPIVMLTAVADHVSSTRYSHYDGMSMEADDYIPKGPDSTEQIVQSIRELLA
- a CDS encoding 4Fe-4S dicluster domain-containing protein codes for the protein MTEPAIEIQPERARPFLQEVTERSGQILTACYQCKRCAAGCSVGDETGGFTPNLLIRAVVLGDRETALNNPLIWKCVSCYTCGTRCPNDIQTARITETLKKMAKEAGIEPLQPKVADFHDAFLHSGMRWGRVNEMAFMGMYEMKNALREVRESNYEAILEEIRTQAELGLSMFRLRRMHFGFLASKGRKEIKALYKKAKAKKAAPSAANI
- a CDS encoding CoB--CoM heterodisulfide reductase iron-sulfur subunit B family protein, yielding MEIGYYPGCSLKQSSALYDLQSRRIFAELGVQLTEIEDWNCCGATSAGKLDDFMAVAMPARNIGIAETQGFSEVVIPCSACYSRTLVAQKRLEASPLLRAEINENLSRKLNGGVRISSILEVLIDRISAGELKPKIRHKFRSLKPVCYYGCMQTRFPFDVPVPDDVENPQGMETVLKAVGVRAIDWGYKTACCGASAAVNDPETSFNLMAKIMKEAVARGANCFVTTCPMCQLNLDAHQEKFCQKHGIAERLPVFFITEILGATMGISPEALQVDRHFVDGTTLLKELEQDESKQAK